The Hevea brasiliensis isolate MT/VB/25A 57/8 chromosome 1, ASM3005281v1, whole genome shotgun sequence DNA segment ATCCAAGAAAAAAGAATGGACCTTTCCATTGTCTACAGTTACAGGATATAAAgaagataaagaagaaaaagatgAGGACGATAAGAACTATGCAGCAGAGTAATGTTGTGTTTGGTTAACATATCAACAGGTGCAAGATCATTGTTCAACATTTTCTCAAGAAAGTAGTACAATAGTGCAAAATTTTGCAACCAAGCTTTAGATATAACCGCTTAAAGTCACTTCTATCTGATGAAGCTCGCTACTTCATAATGCAGCAAGGAAATTCACAAGATAGAGAATAATTTGTAGAAACTTATAAACTGTGCAACAAAAGCAATCAAGATATTCGTACAATGACCTTGTTCTTCTTGCCAGCAGATAAAAGGAGAACTTTTCCATCCACAATATCTTCAGGCTCAATTCTCTTATTTTCACCATCAACTCTACTGTTGTTCAAGTAGAGACCCCCTTGCTTCAACAGACGGCGCGCAGCTGATTTACTCTCAAGCAGGCCAGAAGAAACCGACAGATCAACAAGAGAAAGATTGAGGACCTGATCATAGGCCAAAGAACAGGATGGGACATCCTCAGCAATGCCCTCAATGGTTTTCCAGTCCAGCTTAGTCTCAGCTCCAGGTCTTAATGCCTCGGTGGCCTTAAGAGCCTCACTGAGTCCATCTTCACCATGAACAAAACGGGTAACTTCTTCAGCAAGCTTACGCTGAGCTGTGTTTGGCACATAGCCTGGTCTCTTCATTTCCCTCTCCAACTCATCAATCTCTTCCAAGTCCAAGAAAGTAAGTATCTTGAGGAACCTAATAACATCTGCATCAGGTACAGAGAAAAAGTACTGATAGAACTTGTATGGAGATAAGAAGGATGGGGAAAGCCAAATGGCACCATCCTCTGACttgccaaatttgatgccatcaCTTTTCAGTAGAAGAGGGAATGTCAAACCATATGCCTCAGCTCCATCGTCTGGTTGCAGAATTTTTCGGATAAGTTCAGTCCCAGCTGTTATATTGCCCCACTGGTCACTTCCTCCAATCTGAACATTAACACCCTCATTTTTGAAAAGGTAAAGGAAGTCATATCCCTGCAAGAGCTGGTAAGTGAATTCAGTGTAACTCATTCCTTGTTCAGATTCAAGCCTCTTCTTCACACTCTCCTTGGCAATCATGGTACCCACCCGAGCATATCTTCCTACTTGTTTCAAGAAATCCAGTAATCTAAActctttccaccagtcataattattcataaccacaattggGTTGTTCAAATTCATATCCATATTGAATATTCTAGTCAGGGTATTAGTAATCCCAAGAGTATTCTTTTCCAAAGTATCGATATCAAGCTCTGGCCTTTCCAGGCTTTTACCAGAAGGGTCACCGATCCTGGCGGTAGCACCACCAATCAAGGCAACGGCTTTGTGGCCGCACCTTTGGAACCAAGAGAGAACAATGATGCCAAGAAGGTTACCCAAGTGCAAGCTCTCGGCTGTGGGATCGAAACCGCAGTAAACTTTGAGAGTGGAGTTAGAAGTAGAAGGAGGGCACCTGAGATTGTCGCTGGTAAGGGATTCAAGCAAGCCCCTTTCCTCGAGGATATCGACGACATTGGGACGGCGAATTGCTTCGTGGGTTCGCGTGGTGGAAGCCTGCTGGGTAGAATATTGCAGGCACCTAACAGGTGGGAGAGGAGAGGAGAAGACAGGATTTTTATTTAGGAGATTTGGGTTTGAGGAAATTGGTAACTTaggagaaagagagaggtagAAAGGAAATGACAAGAGTTTGAGATGCAATTGAGAGGAGCAAAGGACGGTTCTTGCAGCAGCGGTCGCCATTTTTCGTTGGGCTTTGCTCACTCTGCGACCGTTCTCGTTTTTGTTTCTTCCGCTTTCGGATTTTGGGCTCCGCCACCACCACTCATGAGTTGAAAAATCAGCAACAGGTCAATTCGACTCTTAATTTGGAcggtaaaatttaatttataaattataaaattttaattaattaaattttaaaattaataaattatctaaATTTTGTTCATTTTGAGACAAATTAactcaatttattaatttcaaaattcaattaactcaattttttattttgtgtttaattaaacatttttacCAAGATCATGGGGCGATTTAAACCCTATTCCGTTTACATTTATACACACCAATTTTTTCAATGTCAAATCAAATCTTTAGCTTATTTAGAATGAGTATTGTTTCATTTAAATAGAGAAATTGAAttgatttgtattttttttaaatgtaattatttttataatttaattattttcaattggaTCAGAACAAAAGATTGAGATGGACAAGGGATTTCCCCAcggaagttttttttttctcttttattttaatttatcattatataatataaatttatttattaaaaataaattataaattaaaaatataaattttaaatataattttaacaatatacatatattttttttaaattataatatttaaatatataaaataaattattttttaataaataataagttATCAGGGAGACCTTCTCTCTACCCCCTTCTCACACAATATCAAAGTTGAGATGGATCTAAACAAATTAATTAGACTCAAGGCGAGTTAAATCCGATGAGTAACATTGCCATCCCTAATCCCTGGCCTTCATACAAATATGAGGTATATGAATTCCATTAATAATTGCATCCTCTCAAATGATGATGAAcgtattattttggttaattaattgATGCAATTCTTGATGCTTATTGCACAAACTGAAAGAGAAAATGGTTCAATTCCACCATATAGTTATACATTGTTGACAAAAATAGAAGTGGGAAAACCCAACTAGAAAGGAAGATCATCATGAGGACACAAAATTCTGAAAATTACATTGGAGAGAGATGACAAGAATTCTACTACTTCCAGTTATTGGCAACAATATCAGCCAAATCCACAACCCTTTGAGAGTAACCCCATTCGTTATCATACCAAGCAATCACCTTAACCATATCATCTCCCATCACCATGGTCAGGGATGAATCCACAGTTGATGAAACATCTGTGCACCTGAAGTCGACTGAAACAAGGGGCTCATCACACACTGACAGGATACCCTTCAGCTCCTTGTCAGCACTTTCTCTGAATGCAGCATTTACCTCTTCTGCAAAGGTCTTCTTTGACACCTGCACCACTAGGTCCACAACCGACACATTTGGTGTCGGTACACGCAGGGCTATGCCGTTCAGTTTGCCCTTCAGAGTTGGAAGGACAAGGGCAACTGCTTTTGCTGCACCAGTTGAAGTTGGAACAATGTTTAAAGCGGCAGCTCGTGCCCTTCTGAGGTCACGGTGGCTCGCGTCCAGTAGCCTCTGGTCACCGGTGTATGAGTGAGTGGTAGTCATGGTGCCCTTGATGATGCCTGCAACGAAGCACCCACAAGTTGTCATTCAATTTTCAAGGGTTCATATCTTCTCAATATTCCCATTAACAGGCGTGGTAGTACAGGAGCTCCAACTCAACACCTAGCATGAAAATTCTTAACGAGAAAAGGATAAAGAAGAGAGAAGGAATTGATTACCAAACTTCTGGTCAAGGACCTTGACAAAGGGAGCAAGGCAGTTGGTAGTGCAAGAAGCGTTGCTGATGATAGGTTCATCAGGACTGTAGGCATCAGCATTGACTCCAACGACGTAGGTTGGGATATCACCCTTGCCAGGGGCTGTTATGAGCACCTTCTTGGCACCTGCCTGTATATGCTTTCCAGCACCGTCTCTATCCACGAAAACTCCGGTCCCTTCAATCACCAGGTCGATACCCAAGTCCCTGCATATCATCAAGTATAAGTTCATTTATTCGGAGTCAATGCAATCTCAAGTAGAATAAGAAAGGAAAAGCAAAGAGACAGACTCTCTTAGCTTACTTCCAGGGAAGGTTGATGGGGTTGCGGTCGGTAACAACCTTGATGACCTTGCCATCGACAGAGATGCCATCCTCGGCAGGCTTAACATCAGCTTCGAAGATACCAAGGGTAGAGTCGTACTTGAGGAGATGAGAAGCCTGCTTGACACCACCAGTGTCGTTGATGGCGATGACATCCAGAGGAGAATCCTTGCGCCCATGCCAGCACCTCAAGAAGTTCCTGCCAATCCTACCAAATCCATTTATGGCTACTTTTATCTTAGCCTCAGCTGCAGTTTTCCTGTATCCCCCATTGCTACTTCCCACCTAATTCAAAGTCAAATACATGAAAATTGAGATGCCACCAATCGAAATTAACTAACAGAAGTCAGCTCCTACTTGCCATCAGCTGAAAATATGTAACTTTTGAATCTAAAAGAATCACAAATGGTATGCTAAAAGTAGTATTCATCCGCAGAAACTAATGAAGTTGTCTGGCCAGAACTGAAAAAGCTATATCTAATCACCATTAAGTTTGTTTTGGAATTCCCATTTGGCAATCTGTTCAATGTACTAATTCTGTATTCAATTGGCACATATATGTAAACCCCAATGCTTGATTTGTTACTTGATAGATAGCGGCATGCATCTAATAGCCTTGTTATTAGTTTGTTAAATATAGGAATATGAAACTCACAGCAGAAGTCTGGAAAGCAACGAGTGAGAGGAAGTCATCAGGAGTTTTCTTGGCATAGGGAAGGAAAGCTGGAGAGTTGCGGAGGCCTGAGAATTCTTGGAACCCTTTTCCATTTCCCTGAATTAACGAAAACAGAAACAAACAAAATCACACTTATGTATGATGATAAAATACACATAAGTTCTGAGTGCAACATAACAAAGAAGAAGAGGAACCTGAAGGGACGGTTTGGCTACAGAAAGAGTAGCCGAAGCCATAATGTATCCACAGAAACCAGAAATTTCTGCTAAGGCTAAAATTATAGCAAGCAATCAGCAGTGTGGAGTAGAGGAAGTAAGTTTAAGTAAGTGGTGGGTATTTTAGAGAGATGACAGGAAGAAAATGAAATAAGCAAGGATGAGATTATGGATAGCCTCATATTCAATGTATGGCTGTGGTTCTGCTTTGTGTTTGTGTCTCCCATTCCCTCTTCCCATGTATATTTTCCATCATGGAATTTAGTTTTATATCATGCATACGGAATTTGTAGACCAAAG contains these protein-coding regions:
- the LOC110639856 gene encoding tyrosine--tRNA ligase, chloroplastic/mitochondrial, whose translation is MATAAARTVLCSSQLHLKLLSFPFYLSLSPKLPISSNPNLLNKNPVFSSPLPPVRCLQYSTQQASTTRTHEAIRRPNVVDILEERGLLESLTSDNLRCPPSTSNSTLKVYCGFDPTAESLHLGNLLGIIVLSWFQRCGHKAVALIGGATARIGDPSGKSLERPELDIDTLEKNTLGITNTLTRIFNMDMNLNNPIVVMNNYDWWKEFRLLDFLKQVGRYARVGTMIAKESVKKRLESEQGMSYTEFTYQLLQGYDFLYLFKNEGVNVQIGGSDQWGNITAGTELIRKILQPDDGAEAYGLTFPLLLKSDGIKFGKSEDGAIWLSPSFLSPYKFYQYFFSVPDADVIRFLKILTFLDLEEIDELEREMKRPGYVPNTAQRKLAEEVTRFVHGEDGLSEALKATEALRPGAETKLDWKTIEGIAEDVPSCSLAYDQVLNLSLVDLSVSSGLLESKSAARRLLKQGGLYLNNSRVDGENKRIEPEDIVDGKVLLLSAGKKNKVIVRIS
- the LOC110639836 gene encoding glyceraldehyde-3-phosphate dehydrogenase A, chloroplastic, with translation MASATLSVAKPSLQGNGKGFQEFSGLRNSPAFLPYAKKTPDDFLSLVAFQTSAVGSSNGGYRKTAAEAKIKVAINGFGRIGRNFLRCWHGRKDSPLDVIAINDTGGVKQASHLLKYDSTLGIFEADVKPAEDGISVDGKVIKVVTDRNPINLPWKDLGIDLVIEGTGVFVDRDGAGKHIQAGAKKVLITAPGKGDIPTYVVGVNADAYSPDEPIISNASCTTNCLAPFVKVLDQKFGIIKGTMTTTHSYTGDQRLLDASHRDLRRARAAALNIVPTSTGAAKAVALVLPTLKGKLNGIALRVPTPNVSVVDLVVQVSKKTFAEEVNAAFRESADKELKGILSVCDEPLVSVDFRCTDVSSTVDSSLTMVMGDDMVKVIAWYDNEWGYSQRVVDLADIVANNWK